Proteins found in one Aneurinibacillus uraniidurans genomic segment:
- a CDS encoding LysR family transcriptional regulator: MELRQLNYFVEVARLENFTRAAERLKIAQPALSQQIRNLEQELGVKLFKRIGRGVTLTEPGEQFYIGAEKTLAEAQRAKDSVKEFTNDPHGKIMIGALESLVQTRLPSLLVAFGKEYPGIKVFIRENTTEPLLEDLQKGELDLALGHTLDVTYSPNLVRVVAQTGICSKPLYQDELVLVVAKGHPLEKRKTISIGELREESFVFFKEGSGIRSQLLAACISEGFDPLIAYECASPRTLVAKGLGVSILPRLMAESPGPTVSILPLDPPLSRWVSVFYVEGRYLSPCTKVFLRFVEKYLGSEIEG, from the coding sequence ATGGAGCTTAGACAGCTAAATTACTTCGTCGAGGTAGCGAGACTTGAAAATTTTACAAGAGCAGCAGAACGGCTAAAGATAGCCCAACCAGCGCTCTCGCAACAGATACGTAATTTGGAACAGGAACTCGGCGTTAAGCTCTTTAAACGAATCGGGCGAGGGGTAACGTTAACAGAGCCTGGGGAGCAATTTTATATTGGTGCTGAAAAGACCTTAGCAGAGGCGCAAAGAGCGAAAGACTCAGTTAAAGAGTTCACAAACGATCCGCACGGCAAAATTATGATAGGAGCGCTCGAGTCCTTAGTACAAACTAGGCTGCCAAGCTTGCTGGTAGCGTTCGGGAAAGAGTACCCTGGGATTAAAGTGTTTATAAGGGAGAATACTACTGAACCGTTGCTAGAGGATCTCCAGAAAGGAGAATTAGATCTCGCACTGGGCCACACATTGGATGTTACATACTCACCGAATTTGGTAAGGGTAGTAGCGCAGACGGGGATTTGCTCAAAACCTCTATATCAAGATGAATTGGTTTTGGTCGTCGCGAAAGGACATCCACTGGAGAAGCGAAAAACAATTTCTATCGGGGAACTTAGGGAAGAATCATTTGTATTCTTTAAGGAGGGGTCTGGAATTCGTTCACAACTACTTGCGGCATGCATTAGTGAAGGTTTCGATCCGCTTATTGCCTACGAGTGCGCCTCTCCACGAACACTAGTAGCAAAGGGGTTAGGCGTTTCGATACTTCCGCGTTTGATGGCGGAGTCTCCTGGACCAACCGTTTCTATTTTACCTTTGGACCCGCCTCTTTCACGTTGGGTTTCTGTTTTTTACGTTGAGGGACGCTATCTCTCGCCGTGCACTAAGGTTTTTTTGCGTTTTGTGGAAAAATACCTCGGCTCAGAAATCGAAGGCTAA
- a CDS encoding MFS transporter — translation MSRNQLKGRWYFGWNIVAVCAVLTLLTVGTRLGIGPFVKPILNDLGMDRTALSVIIAISMLVYGIGMPLAGRLLDWFGTRTVLLIGVGLVVLSIIWTYFSHDVLSFAIAYGGLLSLGLSFTSPVTVTPVVSRWFTQQRGKALFYLATGSMAGIAIMTPIFTMFITLVGWRNTLLLLAGIFIVIAVPSAIFVIRDEVPEGGDALPGNQRSSSRTKGQEPVVLSSWTEALKTRPFWQVAFGLFVCGFSMNLLGSHGVPMLTDHHFSNVTASFGVGIIGIVAVISTVFLGSVADRISRRNMLGLIYFVRGLGFLGLVLVIAPWQLYLVAVIGGLVWAGSSALSSAILGDIYGVRWLGILYGWAYFIHQIGGAIGSFLGGWSYEHFGTHLVAYGITTVLLILASVVSLQIPSQLNLPKKQDSFFKVTL, via the coding sequence GTGAGTCGCAATCAATTAAAAGGAAGATGGTATTTTGGCTGGAACATTGTAGCCGTGTGTGCAGTTCTTACGTTATTAACAGTAGGGACGCGGTTAGGCATTGGGCCGTTTGTAAAACCAATTTTGAATGACTTAGGGATGGATAGAACCGCACTCTCGGTCATTATTGCCATCAGCATGTTGGTCTATGGCATTGGTATGCCGTTGGCAGGGCGACTGCTGGATTGGTTTGGAACACGCACTGTTCTGCTGATCGGTGTAGGATTGGTCGTGTTATCTATTATTTGGACATATTTTTCTCATGACGTACTAAGTTTTGCGATTGCTTATGGCGGGTTGCTCTCATTGGGATTATCCTTTACCAGTCCGGTAACAGTTACTCCGGTTGTGAGTAGATGGTTTACACAGCAAAGAGGAAAGGCGCTGTTTTACTTGGCAACTGGTTCTATGGCAGGGATTGCTATCATGACTCCGATTTTTACAATGTTTATTACTCTTGTCGGATGGCGCAACACGCTACTGTTGCTCGCAGGCATCTTTATCGTTATCGCTGTCCCTTCAGCCATTTTTGTCATCCGCGATGAAGTGCCTGAGGGAGGCGATGCGCTGCCAGGAAACCAGAGGAGCTCATCCCGTACTAAAGGACAAGAACCTGTTGTTTTATCCTCTTGGACTGAAGCGCTTAAGACACGTCCGTTTTGGCAGGTAGCTTTTGGTCTGTTTGTCTGCGGCTTCAGTATGAATCTGCTTGGATCTCATGGTGTGCCAATGCTGACTGATCATCATTTTTCTAATGTCACCGCTTCGTTCGGGGTCGGGATAATTGGTATTGTTGCAGTGATAAGTACGGTGTTCTTGGGTTCTGTTGCAGATCGCATTTCTCGTCGAAATATGCTGGGTTTGATTTATTTTGTCCGTGGATTAGGTTTCTTAGGTCTCGTTTTGGTGATCGCCCCATGGCAGCTATATTTAGTGGCTGTAATCGGAGGTTTGGTCTGGGCAGGCAGTTCTGCGCTTTCCTCTGCGATTCTGGGAGATATCTATGGTGTGAGATGGCTCGGTATTTTATATGGTTGGGCTTATTTCATTCATCAAATCGGCGGAGCAATTGGTTCTTTTCTAGGCGGATGGAGCTATGAGCATTTTGGTACGCATCTGGTTGCCTATGGCATCACCACCGTATTATTAATTTTGGCGAGTGTGGTATCTTTACAAATCCCTTCCCAACTTAATTTACCCAAAAAGCAAGATTCGTTTTTTAAGGTTACATTGTAA
- a CDS encoding RDD family protein — protein sequence MNQKAGFWLRVLALTIDEIILVLLTYLLYQWLKPIILTPWSESIWFILIFYEFIDYNYYTLFWFLGGQTIGKMLVRTKIVKIDGSKFTYKDAFVRYWIWMIGVALLGIGYFWIAWQKDKQGWNDIAAKTYVIKI from the coding sequence ATGAATCAAAAGGCAGGATTTTGGTTAAGGGTATTGGCCTTAACCATTGATGAAATCATTCTTGTATTACTTACTTATTTGCTTTATCAATGGTTGAAACCAATCATTCTAACTCCATGGAGTGAATCCATTTGGTTTATTCTTATATTTTATGAATTTATTGATTATAACTACTATACGTTGTTTTGGTTCTTAGGTGGACAAACCATTGGGAAGATGTTGGTTAGAACTAAAATCGTAAAAATAGATGGAAGTAAATTTACCTATAAGGATGCATTTGTTCGCTACTGGATTTGGATGATTGGTGTTGCTTTGCTAGGAATAGGATACTTTTGGATTGCCTGGCAAAAGGATAAACAGGGATGGAATGATATAGCCGCAAAAACTTATGTAATAAAAATATAA
- a CDS encoding B12-binding domain-containing radical SAM protein, which yields MKRKKYKVELITAESESSRFVRHRRMIRFPQLTMPLLAAYTPSHWEVTHTDEIVQRIDFTKEVDVVGITANTAAAPHAYWIASEYRKRGVKVIIGGPHATLMPEEVQNHADAVVIGEGELVWPKLLNDYENGCLQPIYKSCELPDLHNMPRPRWDLIKGRVYGKGVTIATRGCPFACEYCTIPNMYQRKMRYRPVSDIIEEIKCMPGRALIFWDDNIGANKAYAKELFKALAPFQRWWTSQATSDVAFDDEFMELAANSGCKALFLGLETISQSSLNGANKAHNQVYKYKEIMKRFHYYGIAVQAGTVFGFDHDDKSIFRTTVEFYREIGLDSATISVLIPFPNTPLFRKLEGEGRILTKDWSKYNGKKDVVFQPALMSPEELLMGTEWAARQFYSIPSIIERMWKSKTGLWWNIIRNMGYHFALRNFGNIGYNPEKSVESSVPLLSEGRVIEK from the coding sequence GTGAAAAGAAAAAAATACAAAGTAGAGCTAATCACCGCTGAATCTGAGTCCTCACGCTTTGTACGACATCGGCGAATGATCCGTTTTCCACAATTAACAATGCCATTACTTGCCGCCTACACTCCTTCCCATTGGGAAGTTACACATACAGACGAAATTGTACAACGCATAGATTTTACTAAAGAAGTCGATGTAGTGGGGATAACGGCAAATACAGCTGCGGCTCCTCATGCATACTGGATTGCGTCTGAATACCGTAAAAGAGGGGTTAAAGTTATAATCGGTGGCCCTCATGCTACACTCATGCCTGAAGAAGTTCAAAATCATGCAGATGCCGTGGTAATCGGAGAAGGGGAACTTGTCTGGCCAAAGCTGTTAAACGACTACGAAAATGGATGTCTGCAACCTATATATAAATCCTGCGAACTTCCTGATTTACATAATATGCCTCGTCCCCGATGGGATTTAATCAAAGGACGAGTGTATGGAAAGGGAGTTACGATTGCTACCCGGGGATGCCCATTTGCTTGTGAATATTGCACAATCCCAAACATGTATCAGAGAAAAATGCGCTATCGCCCTGTTTCGGATATCATAGAGGAAATAAAATGTATGCCAGGACGAGCTCTTATTTTTTGGGATGATAACATTGGGGCAAATAAAGCCTATGCTAAAGAATTATTTAAAGCCCTTGCTCCTTTTCAAAGATGGTGGACAAGTCAGGCTACGTCAGATGTCGCATTTGATGATGAATTTATGGAACTTGCCGCAAACAGCGGGTGTAAGGCACTTTTTCTAGGATTAGAAACAATCTCTCAAAGCAGTCTGAATGGCGCTAATAAGGCTCATAACCAGGTTTATAAATATAAGGAGATCATGAAGAGATTTCATTATTATGGCATTGCCGTTCAAGCAGGGACCGTTTTTGGATTTGATCATGATGATAAGTCGATTTTTCGTACGACAGTAGAATTTTACAGAGAAATCGGTCTCGACTCCGCAACAATTAGTGTATTGATTCCATTTCCAAATACCCCGCTATTTCGCAAACTTGAGGGAGAGGGCAGAATTCTAACGAAAGATTGGTCCAAATATAACGGAAAAAAAGATGTAGTCTTTCAACCAGCTCTTATGTCTCCGGAAGAATTATTGATGGGGACGGAATGGGCAGCGCGCCAATTTTATTCAATTCCATCTATTATAGAACGAATGTGGAAATCGAAGACTGGATTATGGTGGAATATCATTCGTAATATGGGGTATCATTTTGCTCTCCGAAACTTTGGGAATATCGGATATAATCCGGAAAAAAGTGTAGAATCATCCGTACCTCTTCTATCAGAAGGGAGAGTAATTGAAAAATGA
- a CDS encoding cupin domain-containing protein, protein MPYSMDIRGKDQSGAPNLFFDLKNNKLSQKGSKSTVFKVTSTQLPAMQGVALTDLLLTHNNKGEPHWHPNAGELDYIISGEVVTSVIDPYTLQLLQYHVKPGQVVFIPMGWWHWITPISEKAHLLVTYNNDNPKTVKSSDVLQLIPLDVLKSEHGLPSYYATVTPYQYQKYPVQYQ, encoded by the coding sequence GTGCCGTATTCAATGGATATCAGAGGTAAAGATCAATCGGGAGCACCAAATCTCTTCTTTGATCTGAAAAATAATAAATTATCTCAAAAGGGTTCTAAAAGTACCGTATTCAAAGTTACCTCAACACAACTACCGGCAATGCAAGGGGTAGCACTAACTGACCTTTTACTTACTCATAATAATAAAGGCGAACCACATTGGCATCCAAATGCTGGCGAGTTGGATTATATAATCTCAGGTGAGGTAGTAACTTCCGTTATCGATCCCTATACACTTCAGTTGCTTCAATACCATGTGAAACCAGGTCAGGTCGTCTTTATTCCTATGGGATGGTGGCATTGGATTACTCCCATTTCTGAAAAGGCACATCTTCTTGTAACCTACAACAACGATAATCCTAAGACAGTGAAAAGTTCCGATGTGTTACAGCTGATTCCACTGGATGTCTTAAAATCGGAACATGGACTACCGAGTTATTACGCCACTGTCACTCCATATCAATACCAAAAATATCCTGTGCAATACCAGTAA
- a CDS encoding DUF4386 domain-containing protein, which produces MTTLVKERSLQRKVALTAGISLLIMTLAAFFSYGFVHGSLVVKGDASATFHNIMSSNMLFKAEIFGWVIILISDIVVAWAFYIFLKPINKSLSLLGAWLRLTYATILGIAILNLIFVLLLSTSTNYLSLFKIDQLQAHMMLFLEAFESIWSIGLIIFGGHLMIVGYLAFKSDSIPKVISILLLLASIGYISIHLFNIFLPQYGGVLSTLTFVFSVPMIAGELSFGIWLLFKGGKVPKGV; this is translated from the coding sequence ATGACTACCTTAGTAAAAGAACGATCATTGCAGCGAAAAGTCGCTCTGACTGCTGGCATCTCACTTCTAATCATGACACTTGCTGCGTTTTTTTCCTATGGCTTTGTCCATGGAAGCCTTGTGGTGAAAGGCGATGCCAGCGCCACATTTCACAACATCATGTCATCAAACATGCTTTTCAAAGCTGAAATCTTCGGTTGGGTCATCATCTTGATCAGTGACATTGTGGTCGCCTGGGCTTTCTATATCTTCCTGAAGCCAATTAATAAAAGCCTTTCATTGCTCGGTGCATGGCTCCGTCTTACCTATGCGACTATATTAGGAATTGCTATATTGAATTTGATATTTGTGCTGCTTCTCTCTACTAGTACAAACTATTTATCGCTATTTAAAATCGATCAACTTCAAGCGCATATGATGCTGTTTCTTGAAGCATTTGAATCGATTTGGTCTATCGGTTTGATCATTTTTGGTGGGCATCTAATGATTGTAGGCTATCTGGCTTTCAAATCAGACAGCATACCAAAAGTCATTAGCATCTTATTGTTGTTGGCTTCAATAGGCTATATTTCCATTCATCTATTTAACATATTTCTTCCGCAATATGGTGGAGTACTTTCAACACTTACATTTGTATTTAGTGTACCAATGATCGCAGGAGAATTGAGCTTTGGTATATGGTTGCTGTTCAAAGGAGGAAAAGTCCCTAAAGGTGTATGA
- a CDS encoding Crp/Fnr family transcriptional regulator: MKRILLQYMTRFTTLNEEEQQAIVEDILIKEYEKGTVLLRQGDVPAQCYFVLKGCVRQYSIDETGKEVTSNFYTEEQAISNLNHHKQDKSSAYALTCLEDCILVVGDLDTEKDMYNKYSQLETMTRKMIEHNLGKVQDEWASFIASTPEERYKALLRTRPHLVDRVPQYQLASYLGITPESLSRIKKRVYKDQF, encoded by the coding sequence ATGAAAAGAATATTGTTGCAGTATATGACTAGATTTACAACACTTAACGAAGAAGAACAACAGGCAATCGTTGAAGATATACTGATTAAAGAATATGAAAAAGGAACAGTGCTCCTTAGACAAGGAGATGTTCCGGCTCAATGTTATTTTGTATTGAAGGGATGTGTTAGGCAGTATTCTATAGATGAAACGGGAAAAGAGGTCACATCTAATTTCTACACAGAAGAACAAGCCATTTCGAATTTGAATCATCATAAACAAGATAAGTCATCCGCGTACGCTTTAACTTGTCTTGAAGACTGTATATTGGTCGTTGGTGATCTTGACACCGAAAAGGATATGTATAACAAATACTCACAATTGGAAACAATGACACGCAAGATGATCGAGCACAACTTGGGTAAGGTACAAGATGAATGGGCTTCATTTATCGCATCTACACCAGAAGAACGCTACAAAGCACTATTACGGACACGACCTCATTTAGTCGATCGTGTCCCTCAGTATCAATTGGCGAGTTATCTTGGTATTACCCCAGAGTCATTAAGTAGAATCAAGAAGCGGGTATACAAAGATCAATTTTAG
- a CDS encoding NUDIX domain-containing protein produces MNRIDDVKAGVAVIILNEENQVLLQKRSDVGLWGIPSGHIEIGETVSEAAIREVKEETNLDIRIKKLIGVYSDPNSQVFAYPNGKVIHFITTCFLAEITGGELRCNSSESLDVKFFAQQNLPQDLLNMHPRWLKDAFANRELAFIR; encoded by the coding sequence GTGAACAGAATTGATGATGTAAAAGCTGGAGTTGCCGTTATTATTTTGAATGAGGAAAACCAGGTTTTATTACAGAAAAGGTCAGATGTAGGACTATGGGGGATTCCTTCGGGGCATATAGAAATCGGGGAAACAGTTTCTGAAGCGGCTATCAGGGAAGTAAAAGAGGAAACTAATTTAGATATAAGAATTAAAAAGCTTATTGGTGTATACTCTGACCCTAATTCGCAAGTATTTGCTTATCCAAATGGTAAGGTAATACATTTTATAACAACTTGTTTTCTTGCTGAAATTACGGGTGGAGAACTACGCTGTAATTCTTCTGAATCACTAGATGTTAAGTTTTTTGCACAACAGAACCTACCGCAAGACTTATTAAACATGCATCCTCGATGGTTAAAAGATGCCTTCGCTAATAGAGAATTGGCGTTTATTCGGTAG